One part of the Bradyrhizobium sp. CB1650 genome encodes these proteins:
- a CDS encoding PRC-barrel domain containing protein, whose amino-acid sequence MSWSSSGEERAINILRELHAAEDELVGRAVVMSDGKAGAIDRIDLDDLHGLRISISGHEGRWPISTVKSIQS is encoded by the coding sequence ATGAGTTGGTCGAGCTCTGGCGAGGAACGAGCGATAAACATTCTCCGCGAATTGCATGCAGCCGAGGACGAGTTGGTCGGTAGGGCTGTTGTCATGAGCGACGGCAAGGCTGGCGCGATCGATCGCATCGACCTCGACGACCTACACGGACTTCGTATATCGATCAGTGGGCATGAGGGCCGATGGCCGATTTCTACCGTAAAGTCCATCCAGAGCTGA